The Lathyrus oleraceus cultivar Zhongwan6 chromosome 5, CAAS_Psat_ZW6_1.0, whole genome shotgun sequence genome includes the window GGCTTAGGAATGTTTATGTTCTTTGATGCCATATTGCAAGTAGTATGAATGTAAAAGAGTCCCATTGGGCTCGAATGAATGAAAAATGGTAAAACCTGATGTATTGTGCATATATATAACCTGATTTTTCAAAGGAACCCCGGATGTTTTACATTTATTTGAAAAAATATCGGATATTGCAAAATATTATCGGatttttttaaagaaatattaaaaaaatgGAATTTTTCGATAAAAATGCATTAATTTTAGGTAAATGTTTGAAGAAATAACtgatttttcaaaatattttgTAGTTTTTCGGACTTTTAGAAAATACAGGTAGTTCATATTCGATAGGCAAAATAAAATTTAACACTATCGgaatttttgaaatgttttgtaattttttaacttttaaaaaaaatgttaGAAAATTACAAAACATTTGAAAAATCTTGTAAACTACAAAATATTTCGAAAAATCTCGTTCTATTAAAAAAATTGCCTATCGAATATGAACTATCGATTTTTCAAAAATACGGAAAATTACCAAAGATATtggatttataaaaaaaattggtATGTTAAATTCATTTTTCTTAAATCGGTAAAAATGCATACTTAACTTTTTAAATATGTATCTGAGATTTTATTTGTTCTAGTAGACTTTTCGTCCAAATTTTTGGACAAAATTTTAACAATAGTAATATGGATATTCTGAAAATATATGGGGGTACCAGGTCAAACTGGATGATGGCGGGATAAATTCTCTTAATATGGTCGCCCTAACCAAATAGAAAAACCGTCATAAGAAAGACGAAAATATAACAACCCACCTCCACATCCTTCCTCATTATGAATGTGTTACTAATCAATTCTAATAAGAGGGATGCTCATTACACCCTTATATGTGCATCTCACACCTCTGAAAACTCGAAGATACCCTTCGTGCGTCCAAAGATGCATCTTCGGATGCATCCAAAATCATACCATACTTCGTTTTTTTTCTGAGATCTGCCCCATATTGAACAAAATATGGTCTGAAGATGCATCCTCGTATACTATTTGAGTGTATCTGGAGATGCACCTCTGAAATATCTCATGTACTCATTTATGGTGTTTTGTTTCAGTGAGTTGATTTAATTGACGACTCGGTGATATTTCTGAAGATGCATATCTGGAAATGTCAAGCAGGAAATTGGATAAAACACCACCTTGCATGATATTCTTCTTCATGGTCAAACAACACTCCATTTTCAAAACCCTTAAAAAACTTTCTTTCATTCTCAATCAATATTTCAACATCAAAACATCATTCTTGTATTTCATCACATCAAAGTGAGCAAAAGAAGCTCTAATTGCAGGTGAAGTTCATTCATTTCATCCCTTATTCATTATATTAATATGGTTTTTGAGCTGAAGAAAAGAACGTTGAGTCAAGATATGTATCCCCGAACAAAGTTTGGTGTGGTTCGGAGATGCACATCCAGATTGTCTTGATAGTTTGAGTTTTAAAATCTGTTTTTTCGTTATTTGTTGTATTAGATATGGTGCACCCGAATATGTTTCCCAAAGCTGTTGTGATTGTGGATGTTAAACAGATTGAAGTGAAACATGATGTTAAACTGAATGAAGTGAATTATGATTTTAAACCAGGTGCTCGACTGGCCGTTGTTGAGGTAGATGTTCGTGCATAATTTATGAATAAACAAGAGTTTATTATTCATGAACATATGCTACATCAGGTCCGCACGGAGACCGGGAAATTGGGGTTTGGCGTTGTAATCGGAAGGTACGAAAATTATTCAGATATAAGACAAGCATTTGTAATAATGAGATGTGAAAGAAGTGACATGTACCAACCACAAATTAGGAAGTTGAAACGAGATGACATGGGATTGAGAAAATGTGAGTGTCCTTTTAAATTGCGCGGATACCATATGGAGGATGAAACATAGAAATTTAATGTGATTTTCGGTATACATAATCATGCATTGACTGGCAAGCTAGTTGGTTATCCCATTGTATGTCGACTTGTTTTGGAGGAGAGGAGACTTCTTTCAGATACGACATTAAACATGATGGCTACAAATAATATACTCGCATATTTGAAAGGGAAAAAACCTCTAAATGTTTCAAATATCAAGCAAATATATTACGTGTGTGCTCGATATAACAAGGCCGTAAGAGGACCAAGATCTGAAATGCAAAAATTGTTGAAGCTTTTGGAAGGTGACACATATGTTTCTACGTATAGAGTTTGTGAGGATAAAGTCACCGTTTGAGATATATTTTGGATTCATTTCGATCTCATCAAGTTATTCAACACATTTTCCATCGTGCTCATAATTGACTCaacatacaaaacaaacaagtataGACTTCCACTCCTAAAATTTATTGGTGTTACTTCTACAAAGATGACATATTAAGTCGGTTTTGCATTTTTGAAACCTGAAAAAGAAGAAATGTTACATGGGCTTTGGAAATGTGCAAGATTGTGTTGAAAGACTAAATGCTCTGAAACCAATAAAATAAGATACATAAATCTTTTGGTTGGAGCATTACTGTGTTAGAACATCGATTCAAATACATCGTCCTTTATTCATAATTTGTAGGCAACGTGTCTCACACGGTATTGAATATTATTTTTCACGAAGCCATGCGAGTAGATAAAACAGGTTTAGATAGCTCAAAGTATGGTTGTACACTTAGGAATACGTACGGTCTTCCATGTGCTTGTTTAATTTCAAATAAGATGAAGCTTGAAAAGCTTATACATTTGGATGAAGTTTGCAGTCATTGGAAAAGGCTCCGCTTTGATGGTGATGGTGCGATAAAGGATGAAAAATCAAACAAATTTATCATGATCGAGTGGGAAGTGATCCAAGAGAGATTCATGAAATTTTATGATATCATGAAATTGCACATCAAATAACAACTGAGGAAGATTGTTTATCCAGAAATAACAGATTTGAAACTACCATCGGAATCAGTTAAAATAAAGGGTGCCCCCTAAAAAGGTCAAACCGACACAAAGTGACAACTCCACGCGACAGTGTCCTTCATACTATGAACATGTTGATTCACATTTTTTTTGGATTCTCCGACTCCAAAATCCCCAAAAAGTGTTTTCAAGGATGCTCCACTAGCAAACCATTTCCTCCACCACCTTTatataaaatcaaataaattGAAGAGATATTGCTTCTTATCCACAAATATATTGAGCGAGTTGTAGATGTTGAAGGTGACGACAACTATGGTTTTCGAGTTGTTTCGGAATTGCTTGGTAAAGGAGTGGACGACTACCAATTTGTATGTCGTCATCTTATACAAGAGATGTAGATGAATAGAGAATCGTACACAAAGCTATACATGACCAAAGCAAATTACAATGCAATTCTCAATGCTCTTGTTCCTTGTCTTAGTGGTCTGGCTCCGCTTGACAAATGGTTGTGCTTCCCAAAAATGGGACATCTAATAGCAAGTGCTTATGATATATGGTGTATTGATTTAACACGATATGGTTTCTCAAAAATATTCTTTCCACTTCGGAGTAAGCCACCTCAAAATCCATTTGAACGCAACATGTGTATTAGTTTACTATAAAAAAAACATTTTGTTTAGGTTTATTTGAAATTGGGATGTCATATACCAAAGACATCATTAAAGTGGAAGTCACATTTCGCACAAGATGTTGAAACTTGGTCAAATCACTTTTTAGAAAGGATGGAAGAGATCACCAAGTTGAGAGACATTGAAAGGGAAACAAATAAAGAAAGGTCAAAGAAGGAACCACCAATAGATTTAGGTAATGACATATCTTTTAATGCAATTTAGTTTTAATTTAACAATGTAACCCATTTTTTGTATGTAACGCACCATATAATGTTATAAAATTTGATGGTAATTTTTGGATAATTTTTTGTGCTTCTAGCATTTTTATACTGCATAATACACTGTTTCTGTGTGAACAGTGGGTTGGGTGGGcccagagatgcatcttcggacaTACCTTTTActtataaaaaataatatatgGAACTTTACAAATGTACATCTCTGTAAATCCCCCTATTTCTTAAAAAATAGAGCGtatccgaagatgcatctccggacgcacctttaaattatttaaataaaacaGGAGAATATACAAATGTGCATCTCTGTAGAACCCCCTGATGATATAATATGATTTGTATGATCCTTATTGATCTGCAACTTCTATAAATAGAGTCTCACATTCTATTTCTTTACACAAACGAGAATGAATACATATTTCCATCTTGCATTTGTGTATTTCCATGGCGCAAAACCCTTACTTCAATTTTGAGTTTTCAATGACATACTTCTCGTCAATCTAAAATCCAAACTGAATACTCTCTTGCAATATCCAGAAAATTGGAGTGTTGTCAAGCTCGAGTATCATTCACCCTCGATTGACAACGAAGAAAAGATTCGCTTCAACATGCTTGAACCGAAGACAAATGATGATTTAAAGGTTATGTGGAGGGCCTTGTACCGTCACTCAACAAAGGGTCTGATTGAAGTGGACGCAATAGTTCCAAGATCGACTGAAGATATTCTAAGTATGTTGCAACGCTCTGAACCATCAGTTTATAATTAAATGTAATGTTAAATTTATGTTAACGTTAATAATTGtaatgtttattttgatgtaaatttatgttgttttttcattctgcCACTGTTCCCACTTGTTTCTAGTTTAAATTGACAAGCATATTCTGGATATGCATCTTCGAAAAATTCATTGAATATCGAATTAAGGAgttacggagatgcatcttcgaatTAATCTTTTATACATGCATAGATGCATCTCTGAATTAAATTTTAATAGAATAAAAATTTCTTAACAATTTCATCTGAGACATGTGGAAAAAAAATCTCTAGACACAAGGAATAGTGTGAGAGTAGGTGCAAACAACATTTCCCTCTGGTAAAAAAATCTCTAGACACAAGGAATATGCCAACTAACACAACCACACGAAATCTATATATGTATTCAATATTTACTATACAGATTTTAAAGTTGAAACATGTATTAAGTAATATTTTTAAAATCACTTGAGACTCAATTAGTGAGACATTCAAATCACGATTCAATTGATTCAGTTATGGTTTAACTAATTGGCAAATAACTAATCAAAAAATTAATAAACAAATAATAACAACTTTTGTTGCTAAATATATAATCCTCTTAAAACAATTTTCTGTCCCTTTTAATGAGAAATATTTTACTTTTTAAAAAATTCATTAAATAACCAATATATTTGAATTAAGTATAGACtaaatatattaatatattgtttatttaataaatgtaaaaaaaaatactttttcTTATAATAAATAAAGACCAAGAGGGATTTTGTCAATTCTAAAAAATGCTTTTATACTCTCAAAATCACGAACCACTATTATAATTATTTAAAGAGAAAGAACTAAATCAGTTTCTAGACTCTTTGACTCTTATTACAATAAATGATTTTATTTTATACATTTCTATATTAAGTACTTATGAGGATATATAACTATTATATTTCTGTGTCCTTTATAAAAACAACCTAATAGTTCTCCAAGTACATATAATAAAGTTTTTTACATATAGGAGTGATGATGGGTTCTTTCTTAGTCAACAAGGTAACTCGAAGATAAACTCTATAACAGCAAAAATACGGAACAGGGTTTCAAATAGAGATTACATAACCGGTTGCAGTCGCAACACGACTCTTGATATTGCATAGAAACCTGGTCAATTGCGACCATGTTGCCGTTTCAGCTATACATCAATAACCTTTTGATCGCACCCCATATCACAGACGCAGACCTTTGTTTAAAACCAGATATGAGGGAATTTGAGGGTCCAAATAAACTTTATATAAACTTTAGCAAAATGATACAAGTTGAGTAAAATATGTAAATTAGCATGTCGGGCATACTATTCTCATCGTCCAACCCGTCTCCTCAACTTGTAGATCTTTTTGATGATTACGATGGTGAACTTTTGGTTTGATACAGAGACATAACTCTTGATTCCAACGAAGCCACATATTTATCTAGCATAGAGACCACAACTTCAAATTCAGTTACTTGCGTTTCTATAGCATCAATCTGCTCAACATACTCGTTAAAGCTACCACTCTTGCATTTCAATTGCTCCACAAAGACCCTTAGCCCTGAAGCCAAATCACCAAACCCTTTATACTCTTCTGCAACCTTTGCATTCATTTTCTCCACTAGCTCTAGATGATTGTTACTCCCCTGACACAATATCATAGCAAATTATAACAAGACAAATCAATAAAAATCACAATTGATTTTAAAACTATGGTACATTTCAAATCGCAACGTGTCTGCAGAATTGATGAGAAGTAGGATCTTAGATAGGGTTGGAGAAAGAATGAGGGGTTTCACCTGAAGCTCCGATTTGATCATGGTGGCGACACTACTGAAGAGATCATTTAGTGATTCAGCAAGTTCATCATGCTTCTGATCTTGGGCTCCATCTTTCTTTACATTTTCCATGGTTGGAGCATATAATTGACAAGTTCACAGTGGAAGGTTGGGAGTAACTATGCAAGCCAACACAACAATCAACCAAGTGTTGTTTTATAGTCCAAGCTGCAGTTatttcaaaaagaaaaacaatCATTTTATAATTACAAGCTCAAAAATCAAATCCTAATTTAACATAATCTTCTGACAAATTAATTGTGCTGTGAATTTCCTAGTTTGAAGGATTAGTATTAGAGACCAAACCACCATCATCCGGTAAAATTCTTTGTTTTTCTTCTATTTATTCACCTAAAATTTAAGCATTTAGAATTGAAAATATGAGAAACTTTTATGTTTATGGGAGGAGGGGAGAAAGGACATCAACAATTAAACCTGGCTTACATGATAAATAAAACAACTGTCCCTCCTCCCAAGTCTTTTTCAACAATACAATGACTTAAGAAGCACTGACAAGAATAATAATTTAAGAAACTACATTAGTTGAATATAGCTATATGTGTTTGTGTCGTCGTGTTGTTGGGCACCAGACATACCTTCATTTTGAAAGTATCACTCACAATATAGACTATGACCACTATTAATATGCGATGTTCGTAAAACACTATGTAATTTTGATAATGACATTCGTTAAATTCAGCAAGATAGTAAGCTTGTTTTATCACACCAATAGCAATTTAGCATATAGATATTCAGAGCATTACCAGCAAAAAACCAATTACTAAGAAAAAACATATGAACAAACGGAATTAAGCAGTCTAAAATACAAGTCCTTAAAGTGATAACTTAACTAACATATCATTATACGAAAACATTCCACTTTCCAAAAGAGTATGCAGAATGATCTCCCGTCATTGTGTACCATACCTTTCTATACATCTCCCCACTATTCTACTAGAGCCAATCTCAAACAATGTTATCATTGGTCCTTCTAATTCCCCaaaacaaataataaaaataacaacaaaaataTGGTTTGGATTTTGCAAATGGGGAACCCATCAAGGATATCTTTATCACTCTCATCACAATAATAAAAATCTGCTTATATATTTGCTTGCCAAAAAGTTTTTCTTCAAGAAATGGAGGGAAAACCTCCCAAAAACCATATAGAATCATTAACAATCTTGTAAGGAAAGTCAGAAGACCTTCAAACTAGCAAGTGGATTATAAACTATGTTAGATGGGTTCTCACAATTCATCTTCACAATTACAAAACAGATATTTGAAACCAAAAAAAGAAGCCATTGATTATAGCTCAACCATTAACAGGGACCTGGGTTTTTAACTAGCTTGTCACAAGACATGACTTACAGCAAGATATTAGAGACTTCTTTGACAATGTAGATGACCTTTCCTAGTGGAGAAAACAAATTTTGTTATTGGTATAGATGAGTCATTGAAGACTTTGATTCATCATTAAAGTTGCATTGGGTAGACTGCAAACCTTGGCTAGTGCTTGCTAGTAAAATTATGTGATGGGTAGAAATTGCAAGAGTAAAACAGCTACTGATTTTTCCTTCAGTTTCCCTATTTATTCAATAACTGCCCAATATTTTACTAATAAGAGCTCTAATACAATAATGTTctctgttttcttcaagagttATCAGTTAAAGTCTTTCTGAACCTAGATTTAAGATATCTAGTTTACTGAGTATGTTTCCATCGCACTTTAATGTTTTCTAAACTAAGCTTTAAGAGTTCACAAACAGAAAAAGTTGTTAGTAGTTAGCGTTCTGTTTGGCTGGTATCTAAGAGAAATCACAAACGGCTTTCTTTTTATTGCAAGAACGGAAGTCTAGGCTAGACTCAGCGTGCAAGTGACAATAGACCCGAAAAACAATGTGTACCTCTAGAGAAAATTTGACTATGGACTCCTACTTTATTTATGTCACGACAGAGGTTCCCCGACCCCTGTTGCGGCACGTTAAAACCTACAAGTCTCACCCAGAAAAACCTACACAAATCTCTCTGTTCCTCCTCCAAATATTATATACCTACATTGGGTCAGCTTGGGTCCTATGAGCCTATGACCCAACTGGACCTCTAAAAATACACAATTAATGTGAAGAAAAATATGCAAGAACATCCTCAAAAGAGCGcataaatgacctataattttgaAACATACAGTAGATGAATTATCTATAATTTTCAAACAAATGGATTACTCACAAGATAGCTGCTAGCTTTAGCAGTAAGGTTTGGATGCACTTAAATTAGATCGAGCTTGACTCGCCGTCTTGAAGAAATCATGAAAATAAATTGACAAGTTGTCTTTGCATTACCCTGTCATTTAGTATTCAATTTATGAAGTGCTCATCATTACAATATTCTACCCATGCACATAAATAATAgaatcatatatacatatatgGCATGCCATTTAAGGAAGGAATCACAAAGACTTCAAACATTTTCAAAAGAAGCAATACTAAACTAAGGAAAGAGGAATTGTTTAAGCACTTCTAAAGATTTTATCCAAACATATCTTTATACAAAACTGTGACAAACACATACCATTAAACTTGAACTACGCAACATTGCTTCCCTGAAGAACTTACATTAAACAGCCTTCAATGTCAAAACCAGTTAAATTTCTTTTGCAAATTAACTTCATCAACTAAAACCACTTCCTTATGtaaaaaaagattaaaaaataaaattattttcatGTTTGAATAAACATATGCAATGTGAACCGAATCAGTGTGAATTTCACAATAAGACAAAAATTGAAAGAGAATAATGAATTGACAGTTCCAAAATATAGAATATAATTGAATGTATTAAAAGGAAAATAATAGTATGAGAGAAATTGAAAAGTAGGGTTACCTGTTTTTGATAATTGATAGCATTTGGTTGGTAGGTATCGTCACGACGACGGTGGTTAGAAAAGGATTTGAAGATGAAGGTGATGGACTGATGGTTAGTTAATCGGATGAAGACGATGCAGTCGCTGAATCCTCTCTCTGCCTCAAGGGATTCGTTTCTCACCTGTTTCTTATTATAATCTCTTTTTTTTTCAGAAAACACGTCGTATTCCGGGtgttttttaatttatttttaaataatcaattttttaaaattatatactaaaataatcatgttttcaatttatttaatttaaataatttaattatttttatattttgatatataattctttctttgattttttatctaaatatttttgacttttaaaaaaaaaattaaaataattctaatttcaaaaaaattctcaatcTACCCCgtttttattctattttttagaAGATGCATCCGACCAATTGTCGTCTGCTCATAAACTTAGAGAGGATacgtcaattggattgactaTATCACATGGAGCTGACAATCCAATTGATGTCTATGTGTAATGCAGGGACGGAGCCGAAGATTTTGAATTGTGAGGGAGATATATTAGTTTATAAACTAGTATTGTAATATAtacaatttattttttaaaagaaaaattatacATTATTTTTGTATCTTTTAtgatatttaatttttttaaagtatttaataattttcttaattttttatgaattttattGAAAAACACTAACAGTCTAAAAGGATTTTACGCCATCAGTTAATCTTAgacgttggatattgaaataagtttgacttttattttaaaaacctataaAGTAATAAAAATGGATGATGGCGATGAATCGACGATGTACATCTTTTTATAATGGCAGTGCATAATAATTAATCCCATTTTTTATTTGTGTAATTTTCTCAATTTTATTATTAACAAAATTATATATTTATCTCtatatataaatatttaatatAGTATGAATAATTATTTGTGATATTTAGTGATGATATCTTAatgttaaaataaaaatatataaaataaaaattatttttaaaagttttactaatttttttttgaaattaagCACAATCAATTTAACtataatttaattttaaaatacactttcaaaaatttatatatatatatatatatatatatatatatatatatatatatatatatatatatatataatggtaattaaaaattaaaaacattgTGGGGGTACATGCCCCCACTCTCATACACTTACCTCCGTCTATGGTGTAATGTGCATTTTTAtgtgttataaatagaggtgttgtgtgaatcattttcCCACATCTCATTTCGTCATATTGCAAATATGTTATGTTTGGTGTTCGTTATCGCTATGGAAAaatgatttattcgagagacaaatTTCCGATGTTGATGTTGTTCTGGAACATCTGtagtttcgatcaactgaagagaGAGTTGGTGCGTTGGTTAGATGAAAAAATACCAGAAGGagaaaaattagaagtattgagagactcgataaTATATTTGGCTGGGTGCGAGTCAAAACTGATTAGGATGATAGgaaaatgatgtttggacgagatgacatcagtttgattgttgtaatcagttagaaatattctgttttaagtttgcttatgttgtaTTAATGTatgttgttaaccttgttgtaacaaaaagacaatgatatataaaaatccaaggttacaaaaattaaaaggagATACTATCTTATGATGCTGATGTTGCTCCTAGATTGGGACAATTGTTCTTATTGTTTCctggttgacgacatatactacatagtcttatgattttatcagtcgtatccatttctgttctaatacgcATGTTGTTTGGCtgtccttttttctttctttgcatctcatcgttgtgccaaactatgtcacatTCATATGGAGGTCAGTATTCCTTCATTGGTAGCATtgagaagcttttgttatacacattcatgacggtaatgaccttgtaaacatcagatagatgaTTGTAAGTGTCCTGACGAGTACGTGCGTgtgccgcaatgacatgggagcaaggaatacggaaggcctaaaactttccacaatcgcaccaacttctgtttagtttgacagcataggataaatttggtctcccctcattgtggtccattgtttcctgtacgctgaaattttgcctatgacggtcaaagactgttacacgtgtgtgttagctttgatactttcctctttcatcactttcatacaacattcactgaatatttGATCCGAaattaacactgcactccatcttccacctctggttgcgaaggtagaagccaacctataataggttgtTCTGACCAAAGCGGTTAatggtagatttctaatgcctttgaatatgcctttcatgcattccacaaggttttttgtcatgtggccccatctATAGCCTCCCTCAAATGCCattgtccactgctctactggtatgtgATTTACCCATGTTCCTGCATCTGtattagacaatctaatttcatcACGGTAATATTTAAATGATGACTGAGTTAGCGCATACCCATCATTCACCATTTTTTGCGaaggt containing:
- the LOC127085653 gene encoding biogenesis of lysosome-related organelles complex 1 subunit 2; this encodes MENVKKDGAQDQKHDELAESLNDLFSSVATMIKSELQGSNNHLELVEKMNAKVAEEYKGFGDLASGLRVFVEQLKCKSGSFNEYVEQIDAIETQVTEFEVVVSMLDKYVASLESRVMSLYQTKSSPS